The Gemmatimonadaceae bacterium genome contains the following window.
GTCGAGCCGCGCTTCGATGGCCCGCGACGCCCGCGCACAGTCCTCCACCGTCACCTTCGCGCCATCGCGACGATCAATCCGAACTTCGATCAGAGGACGCGACTTGGTCCCCCCGCGACGGAGTTCGACGAGGTCGAACTCAAGCGCGCTAAGCTCTTGTTTGACAACGTGTTCCAGCTCGTCGTTCACGTTTCTTGGCAACTGCCTTTACGGGACAAAAAAATGTGGGGAACCTCCCCCACATTACCGCGCGGCGTCCACCGCACGTGGATTGCAACCTACTGGGTCCGCCCTAGTGAGTCAAGCGAAGCCGCTGACCTGCGGCGCCATGAGAGAAATCTGACGGCCGGTGTCACCGGCCCGGTGCGAGAAGAACCGTCCGTTGTGGCAGCGGGTGCACCAGGGGCTCGTCGAAATGCTTCGGACACCACACGATGCCGCGTGCGTGGCGATGAGTGCGCGAAGGTCCACGGGCGTGGGGCGGTCCACGCGGTGGCCGGTCAACCGCTCATGGACGTCGGGGCTCACTTCGTAACAGCCGCCACAGATGGCCGGACCGAGGTGCATGACCAGTTCATCGGCCGGGCACCCCATGGTGCCGAGCGCGAGGATGCCCGCCTCGACGATTCGCGCCTCCGTCCCCCGCCAGCCGGAATGCAGCAGCGCCATGGCGCCCGACCGGTGCGCGAGGAACACCGGGACGCAATCGGCCACCGTGACAGCGACGGCGGTTGCCGGGGCCGCCGGGCAGGCGTGGCCGTCCGCCCCCGGGGCGCGCAGCCACCCCCGCCAGCGGCCCTCGTGCGTGATCACCTCGCGTCCATGGACCTGCGTGGCGGTGGCCAGGCGCGGCACGCCGCGCGCTTCCAATTCCGTGGTGACGACCTGCCACCGCGCCATCACCTGACGAACGGGCTCTTCGGTGCCGGTGCCAAGGCTGCCGAAGGCGCGCGTGGTCGTGTACGCCAGGAAGCCGAGCGCGGCAAGCTCCGGAACGACTTCGACGTCCGGCGGCACCGCGCTCACGCGCCGCGGACCTCCACGCGTTCGATCTGGGCGCCCAACGCGCGGAGCCGCTCGTCGATGCGTTGGTACCCGCGCTCGATCTGCTGCACGTTGTGGATGGTGCTCGTGCCCGGCGCAGCGAGGGCGGCGAGCAGCATGGCCATGCCGGCGCGGATGTCGGGGGAATCAACGTTGCCCGCGTGGAGTGGCGACGGCCCGATGACGAGCGCCCGGTGCGGGTCACAGAGGACGATGCGGGCGCCCATGCTCACCAGTTTGTCCACGAAGAACAGACGCGATTCGAACATCTTCTCGTGCATGAGGATCACGCCCTGACACTGCGTGGCGGTGACGATGGCGATCGACATGAGATCGGCCGGGAAGGAGGGCCAGGGCTGGTCCTCCAGCTTGGGGACGTGCCCGCCAAGGTCCGACTGGATGATCCGTGGCTGGTTGGCCGGCACGACGAGATCGGCCCCATCGACCTCACAGATGATGCCCAAGCGTTCGAAGCCCATGCGGGTGGATCGCAGGTGTTCCACTCCGGCGTGTTCGATGCGGAGCGCCGAGTTGGTGACGGCGGCCAGACCGATGAACGACCCGACCTCGATGTGGTCCGGGCCGACGGCATGGGAGGCAGCGCCAAACGCCGTCGCGCCCTCGATGGTCAGGGTGTTGGTACCGATACCGTCGATCGTGGCACCGAGGGCGACCAGAAAGCGCGCCAGGTCCTGCACGTGGGGCTCGCTGGCCGCATTGCGGAGCACGGTGGTTCCGCGAGCGGCGGCGGCCGCCATGAGGGCGTTCTCGGTCGCGGTGACGCTGGGCTCGTCGAGGAACACGTCGGCCCCGGTGAACCCCTTGGTGCGCAGCTCGTAGCGGTCGGAGAGGGTGAACTCGGCACCCAACTCGCGGAGCACGTGAAAATGAGTATCGAGCCGCCGACGACCGATGATATCGCCGCCGGGTGGCGGCAGGGTGACCGCTCCGCTGCGCACGAGCAGCGGCGCTGCGAGGAGGATGGACGCCCGGATGCGCGCACAGAGCACCGGATCGAGCCGCGCCGC
Protein-coding sequences here:
- a CDS encoding polyphenol oxidase family protein, with the translated sequence MSAVPPDVEVVPELAALGFLAYTTTRAFGSLGTGTEEPVRQVMARWQVVTTELEARGVPRLATATQVHGREVITHEGRWRGWLRAPGADGHACPAAPATAVAVTVADCVPVFLAHRSGAMALLHSGWRGTEARIVEAGILALGTMGCPADELVMHLGPAICGGCYEVSPDVHERLTGHRVDRPTPVDLRALIATHAASCGVRSISTSPWCTRCHNGRFFSHRAGDTGRQISLMAPQVSGFA
- the murA gene encoding UDP-N-acetylglucosamine 1-carboxyvinyltransferase; translated protein: MSALQFIVHGGHPLSGTIRPAGNKNAALPIVAAALLTDQPVTLTNVPRIRDVETLVELVRSVGASAEWIEPNTLAVHARTVHAARLDPVLCARIRASILLAAPLLVRSGAVTLPPPGGDIIGRRRLDTHFHVLRELGAEFTLSDRYELRTKGFTGADVFLDEPSVTATENALMAAAAARGTTVLRNAASEPHVQDLARFLVALGATIDGIGTNTLTIEGATAFGAASHAVGPDHIEVGSFIGLAAVTNSALRIEHAGVEHLRSTRMGFERLGIICEVDGADLVVPANQPRIIQSDLGGHVPKLEDQPWPSFPADLMSIAIVTATQCQGVILMHEKMFESRLFFVDKLVSMGARIVLCDPHRALVIGPSPLHAGNVDSPDIRAGMAMLLAALAAPGTSTIHNVQQIERGYQRIDERLRALGAQIERVEVRGA